A single region of the Opitutus sp. genome encodes:
- a CDS encoding PAS domain S-box protein encodes MSFFIILVLASALIFAWLKIWSHRQAVRALEQAIFRKQPLLSEDLPGAAGSAWERLRVAGNELIAECAQLQQQRTGQLAQLEATLGSLQEGVLIVDANNYVLLANKAIQAISPRPAHQIIGHRLELVLHSAAFLTHVEAIRRGRSRPQQEVEFVEAGRTTWLEVTGTTIPSQNGERGLWTIFVLHDITKQKQLEVVRKDFVANVSHELRTPLCVIKGYVETLVDGHADIPADDRERFLKTIQRHTERLNSLLEDLLVLSRLESINPGLKREITDLPALLTAIIDDYRGRPAAAGHTLEWVNDPGLVPFGLDPLKFTQVVENLVDNALKYTPKGSRIQLATRLHTADEVVVSLRDNGPGIPAEYLPHLFERFYRVDKGRSRETGGTGLGLSIVKHIVQLHGGRVWVESQLGQGTTFFVCVPLRSGGK; translated from the coding sequence ATGTCCTTCTTCATCATCCTTGTTCTGGCCTCCGCATTGATTTTCGCCTGGCTGAAAATCTGGTCGCATCGGCAGGCGGTGCGGGCCTTGGAGCAGGCGATTTTTCGCAAGCAGCCGCTGTTGAGCGAAGACCTTCCCGGGGCGGCCGGTTCGGCGTGGGAGCGGCTGCGCGTGGCGGGCAACGAGCTCATCGCCGAGTGCGCTCAGTTGCAGCAGCAGCGCACCGGGCAGCTCGCCCAGCTTGAGGCCACCTTGGGTAGCTTGCAGGAGGGCGTGCTCATCGTGGATGCCAACAACTACGTGCTGCTCGCCAACAAGGCCATCCAGGCCATATCGCCGCGTCCGGCCCACCAAATCATCGGCCACCGCCTCGAACTGGTTCTCCACAGCGCGGCGTTTTTGACCCACGTCGAGGCCATTCGCCGGGGCAGGTCGCGGCCCCAGCAGGAGGTCGAATTTGTCGAGGCAGGGCGCACAACGTGGTTGGAGGTCACCGGCACCACCATCCCCAGCCAAAATGGGGAGCGCGGGCTGTGGACGATTTTTGTGCTACACGACATCACCAAGCAGAAGCAGCTGGAGGTCGTTCGCAAAGATTTCGTCGCCAACGTGTCGCACGAGTTGCGCACCCCGCTGTGTGTGATCAAGGGCTACGTGGAAACCCTCGTCGATGGCCACGCCGATATCCCGGCCGACGACCGTGAGCGTTTTTTGAAAACGATCCAGCGGCACACCGAGCGGCTCAACTCACTGCTGGAGGATCTGCTGGTGTTGTCGCGCTTGGAGTCGATCAACCCGGGGCTTAAGCGTGAGATCACCGACCTGCCGGCGTTGCTCACCGCGATCATCGACGACTACCGAGGCCGTCCTGCCGCCGCCGGCCACACGCTGGAGTGGGTCAATGACCCGGGGCTTGTGCCGTTCGGCCTTGATCCGCTGAAGTTCACGCAAGTGGTGGAAAACCTCGTGGACAACGCGCTCAAGTACACGCCGAAGGGGTCGCGCATCCAGCTGGCGACCCGCCTACACACGGCGGACGAAGTGGTGGTGAGCCTGCGCGACAACGGGCCGGGCATTCCGGCGGAATATTTGCCGCACCTATTCGAGCGGTTTTACCGGGTGGACAAGGGGCGTTCGAGGGAGACGGGCGGGACGGGTTTGGGGCTGTCGATCGTGAAGCACATTGTGCAACTGCACGGCGGCCGGGTGTGGGTGGAGAGCCAGCTCGGGCAGGGCACGACGTTTTTTGTCTGCGTGCCGCTGAGGTCGGGTGGCAAGTAG
- a CDS encoding adenylate/guanylate cyclase domain-containing protein → MKISTLTPAFLLRIPPVWRLRIGASLLIGTAVMLCTGVLPLRRLEWLTEDSRLQLRAKYSFVEPTGQVVLLEIDQQSLDIQGKWPFDRQIHGQVMEWLGKFPEVRPATMSWDFVFLDEDRDPLVDQAFAASLVGAGYPITMGANATQAAKGILAQGKPAKRLGLTEPLGLPPEVVNALPDMKGLLIPINPLLSVSRFALLDADPEDDSIIRKIPFVTRIGTRVFPSFVLGTLMSYWKVEPTAITVKPGESIVLHAPNGDHVIPIDREGYYHLNYRYEVADPVLKTGGIKGVSYQYAFEALVDWMTLGKSEKSLPVAGKILVVGQTANGLTDIGTSPLKSNSAKVLVHINAMENILRGDYLIRTALWPVLAGILLIGLLAAWLLDHFRTVYFFTVGGLVLALGLVSWGMLAAGNLMIPVAAPLIAFLVQQSIVTFLKIRDEQAQRDRIRKMFGSYVSPELVRRMVETRVEPKLGGHQDEITAFFSDIQGFSAFSEVLSPVDLVDLLNEYLGAMTDILQDSGGALDKYIGDAIVAMFGGLVPVATHARLACESAIKMQMRQGELRKEWTAQGDRWPALVHSMRTRIGLNSGQVVVGNMGSRHRFNFTMMGDTVNLAARCESGAKTFGAYTVATGATVEGARAAGCECVFRELDRIVVKGRTEPVVIFEIVALSPVYLSEEAFTCLELFAKGRALYLKQEWAEAKRCFDAATANEPLKPGRDMGVESNPSLIMAARCVKMAEHPPGADWDGVYRMTTK, encoded by the coding sequence GTGAAAATTTCTACGCTTACCCCTGCCTTCTTGCTCAGAATTCCACCGGTTTGGCGCCTGCGAATCGGGGCGAGCCTGCTGATCGGCACGGCCGTGATGTTGTGCACCGGCGTGCTCCCGCTGCGCCGACTGGAGTGGCTGACGGAGGACTCCCGGTTGCAGTTGCGGGCAAAGTACAGCTTCGTGGAACCCACCGGCCAGGTCGTGCTGTTGGAAATCGACCAGCAGTCGTTGGATATTCAGGGTAAATGGCCGTTTGATCGCCAGATTCATGGCCAGGTTATGGAATGGCTGGGGAAATTCCCCGAAGTGCGCCCCGCGACCATGAGCTGGGATTTTGTGTTTTTGGATGAAGATAGAGATCCGCTCGTTGACCAAGCGTTTGCGGCGTCCTTGGTCGGTGCGGGTTATCCCATTACGATGGGTGCAAACGCGACCCAAGCCGCCAAGGGGATTTTGGCCCAGGGCAAGCCGGCCAAGCGGCTCGGGCTGACCGAGCCGCTTGGGCTTCCCCCTGAGGTGGTCAACGCCTTGCCAGATATGAAAGGGTTGCTCATTCCTATCAATCCACTGCTGAGCGTTAGCCGCTTTGCGCTGCTCGATGCCGATCCTGAGGACGACAGCATCATTCGTAAAATTCCTTTTGTTACGCGGATTGGAACTCGGGTTTTTCCGAGTTTCGTGCTCGGCACGCTGATGTCGTATTGGAAGGTGGAACCCACGGCGATAACCGTGAAACCGGGCGAGTCCATCGTGCTGCATGCCCCGAACGGTGATCATGTCATACCGATTGATCGGGAGGGGTACTACCATCTTAACTACCGCTATGAGGTTGCTGATCCGGTACTGAAAACCGGCGGAATTAAAGGGGTTTCGTATCAATACGCCTTTGAGGCGTTGGTGGATTGGATGACGCTCGGGAAGTCGGAGAAATCACTGCCAGTGGCAGGCAAGATCCTCGTGGTGGGGCAGACCGCCAACGGCTTGACCGATATCGGAACAAGCCCGCTTAAGTCCAACAGCGCCAAGGTGCTCGTGCACATCAACGCCATGGAGAACATCCTGCGCGGCGATTATCTCATCCGCACCGCGCTTTGGCCGGTATTGGCGGGGATATTACTCATTGGCCTGCTGGCGGCGTGGCTGCTGGACCATTTCCGTACGGTGTACTTTTTCACCGTGGGCGGGCTCGTGCTGGCCTTGGGTTTGGTCTCCTGGGGCATGCTGGCGGCGGGCAACCTCATGATTCCGGTGGCCGCTCCGCTCATCGCGTTCCTCGTGCAGCAGTCGATCGTCACGTTTTTAAAAATCCGCGACGAACAGGCCCAGCGCGACCGCATCCGCAAGATGTTCGGCTCCTACGTCTCGCCCGAACTCGTGCGCCGCATGGTCGAGACGCGCGTCGAGCCCAAGCTCGGCGGTCACCAGGACGAAATCACCGCGTTTTTCAGCGATATTCAGGGCTTTTCGGCGTTCTCCGAGGTGCTCTCGCCGGTGGATTTGGTCGATTTGCTCAACGAGTACCTCGGGGCGATGACCGACATTTTGCAGGACAGTGGCGGTGCGCTCGATAAGTACATCGGCGACGCGATTGTGGCCATGTTCGGCGGGCTGGTGCCGGTCGCCACGCACGCGCGGCTGGCGTGTGAATCGGCCATCAAGATGCAGATGAGGCAGGGCGAACTGCGCAAGGAGTGGACGGCGCAGGGCGACCGCTGGCCCGCGCTGGTGCATTCGATGCGCACCCGCATCGGTCTCAACTCGGGCCAGGTGGTGGTGGGCAACATGGGATCACGTCACCGGTTTAATTTTACGATGATGGGTGACACGGTTAACTTGGCCGCACGCTGCGAAAGCGGAGCCAAAACGTTTGGCGCCTACACGGTGGCCACAGGCGCGACTGTCGAAGGCGCGCGCGCGGCGGGCTGCGAGTGTGTGTTCCGCGAACTGGACCGCATCGTGGTGAAAGGCCGCACCGAGCCGGTGGTGATTTTTGAAATCGTCGCGCTGTCTCCGGTTTATTTGTCGGAGGAGGCGTTCACGTGCCTGGAGTTGTTTGCCAAGGGGCGGGCGCTGTACCTGAAGCAGGAGTGGGCCGAGGCAAAGCGGTGCTTTGATGCGGCGACGGCGAACGAGCCGCTGAAGCCGGGCCGCGACATGGGCGTGGAATCGAACCCCTCGCTGATCATGGCGGCGCGGTGCGTGAAAATGGCGGAGCACCCGCCCGGCGCGGATTGGGACGGGGTTTACCGAATGACCACCAAATGA
- a CDS encoding transposase, giving the protein MAALVSPCRGTLTNLICLCGRAQQDWTADYRLYSRDRVKPAGLFRTVLHELEVNLPALTPLVAAIDDTLVRKTGVKIDGVGWKRDPLGPAFQTNLVRGQRYVQLSAAWPGSDGHARMIPVDFTHAPTPPKPGKKATTDEVQQYTEKKKQQRLNVVALARIQQLRQALPDTRKLVVAGDGSYTNAVVLKGLPAKTVYIGRIRRDAVLNALPGPPAATGRPPVYGAPVQTPEELRTDDTVAWQSVEAYAAGKKHTFKIKTLGPVLWRKAGATLPLQVMVIAPVGYRLRAGSKLLYRQPAFLVCTDPDMPVGDQLQYYLWRWVIEGNFRDEKTLIGTGQAQLRTAASNRNQPAATVAAYALLLIAALLFGDPAGQTPDPPPHLRPPKWRTHSSGASPATSSTGDLLRTLRSECWADQIAPESFSDFTSTDPPSTNSSKAPPFLAEALFRAA; this is encoded by the coding sequence ATGGCGGCACTGGTTTCACCGTGCCGGGGGACTCTTACCAACCTGATTTGTCTGTGCGGGCGTGCCCAGCAGGACTGGACGGCCGACTACCGGTTGTATTCGCGTGACCGGGTGAAGCCGGCGGGGCTTTTCCGCACGGTCCTCCATGAGCTTGAGGTAAACCTGCCGGCGCTTACCCCGTTGGTGGCCGCCATCGATGACACCCTGGTACGCAAAACCGGGGTCAAGATCGACGGCGTCGGCTGGAAACGCGATCCGCTCGGCCCCGCGTTCCAAACCAACCTGGTGCGCGGCCAGCGCTATGTGCAACTCTCTGCGGCCTGGCCTGGTTCCGACGGACACGCCCGGATGATTCCGGTGGATTTCACCCACGCGCCGACGCCGCCAAAGCCGGGTAAAAAAGCCACTACCGACGAGGTTCAGCAGTACACGGAGAAGAAAAAACAGCAGCGGCTTAATGTCGTCGCGCTCGCCCGCATCCAGCAGCTTCGCCAGGCGCTGCCAGACACGCGCAAACTGGTGGTCGCCGGCGATGGCAGTTACACCAATGCGGTCGTACTCAAGGGCCTGCCCGCCAAGACCGTTTATATCGGCCGGATCCGCCGGGACGCCGTGCTCAACGCCCTGCCTGGACCACCCGCGGCCACCGGTCGCCCGCCGGTCTATGGCGCGCCGGTCCAGACCCCGGAAGAGCTGCGCACCGACGACACCGTGGCCTGGCAAAGCGTCGAGGCTTATGCGGCCGGAAAAAAGCACACCTTTAAAATCAAGACCCTCGGGCCGGTGCTGTGGCGTAAAGCCGGGGCGACGCTCCCGTTGCAAGTCATGGTGATCGCCCCGGTGGGCTACCGATTGCGCGCAGGCTCGAAGCTGCTCTATCGCCAGCCTGCCTTCTTGGTTTGCACCGACCCGGATATGCCCGTGGGTGACCAACTCCAGTATTACCTCTGGCGTTGGGTCATCGAGGGAAACTTCCGGGATGAGAAAACCCTGATCGGCACCGGCCAGGCACAACTGCGCACCGCCGCCTCCAACCGCAACCAACCCGCCGCCACCGTCGCCGCCTATGCGCTGTTGTTAATCGCCGCCCTGCTCTTCGGCGATCCTGCGGGGCAAACCCCTGATCCGCCGCCGCATCTTCGCCCGCCCAAATGGCGCACGCACTCTTCGGGCGCCTCGCCTGCGACCAGTTCCACGGGGGACCTCTTGCGCACCCTGCGCAGCGAATGCTGGGCCGACCAGATCGCCCCAGAGAGTTTCTCCGACTTCACGTCGACCGACCCTCCCTCCACGAACTCATCAAAAGCGCCACCCTTCTTGGCTGAAGCACTCTTCCGCGCTGCGTAA
- a CDS encoding 2-dehydropantoate 2-reductase: MFKTIAVVGSGALGLYYGGRLARAGNAVRFLARSDLAVLRARGIVVRAPDGHFTLPDVSVAATPEEIGPVDLVVITLKATANDQLTRLLPPLLHAGTVVLNLQNGLGVDEAAAAVVGPERTVGGLCFVGVNRVEPGVVECKLPGQIVAGEFTGASQERTRALADLFGRAGVKLSVNECLAGARWHKLVWNVPFNGLAVARGGISTADILASAELTAEVWALMREVQAIAAAHGVVITDAFLKDQVERTRPMGDYKPSTLLDFLAGKPLELEPIWGEPLRRAQAKGLPAPRLQALYAALAQVGR; the protein is encoded by the coding sequence TTGTTTAAAACGATCGCGGTGGTCGGCTCGGGAGCGCTCGGGTTGTACTACGGCGGGCGGCTGGCGCGGGCGGGCAATGCGGTGCGTTTTCTGGCGCGCAGCGACCTGGCGGTGCTGCGCGCGCGCGGCATCGTGGTGCGCGCCCCGGACGGGCACTTTACCTTGCCCGACGTGTCGGTGGCGGCGACGCCGGAGGAGATCGGCCCGGTCGATCTGGTGGTGATCACGCTCAAAGCGACGGCCAACGACCAGTTAACGCGGTTGCTGCCGCCGCTACTGCACGCCGGCACGGTGGTCTTGAATCTGCAAAACGGCCTCGGCGTTGACGAGGCCGCGGCCGCCGTAGTGGGGCCGGAGCGCACGGTGGGTGGGTTGTGTTTTGTGGGGGTTAACCGCGTCGAACCCGGCGTCGTTGAGTGCAAGTTGCCCGGCCAGATTGTGGCGGGGGAGTTCACCGGAGCATCGCAGGAGCGCACCCGAGCGTTGGCCGACTTGTTTGGGCGGGCCGGGGTGAAGCTGAGCGTGAACGAGTGCCTAGCCGGCGCGCGCTGGCACAAGCTGGTGTGGAACGTGCCGTTCAACGGCCTGGCGGTGGCTCGCGGCGGTATCAGCACGGCGGATATTCTGGCTTCCGCCGAGCTCACGGCGGAGGTGTGGGCGCTGATGCGCGAGGTGCAGGCGATCGCGGCGGCGCACGGGGTGGTGATAACCGACGCGTTTTTGAAAGATCAAGTCGAGCGCACTCGGCCTATGGGTGATTACAAGCCGTCCACGCTGCTCGACTTTTTGGCAGGCAAGCCGCTGGAGCTGGAGCCGATTTGGGGCGAGCCGCTGCGCCGCGCCCAGGCGAAGGGCCTGCCGGCGCCGCGCCTGCAGGCGCTGTACGCGGCGCTGGCGCAGGTCGGGAGGTGA